Below is a genomic region from Neisseria arctica.
GACCCGGAGCTACTTGGCGAGTAACCAAGGTACGGATCTTAACGTCTACACGGCGATCAGGCTCGATACAAGCGATCAGAGCAGCACGTTTCTTAGCACGAGAAACTTTAGCACCCAATTTAGCTACTTCAGCTTCACAAGTAGCAGTCATACGTGCTTGAGATTCACCCAAACCAACAGCAGTTACTTTAGTAGAAGCAACACCACGGTTAACCAAGTAGTTGGCTACAACGTTAGCACGACGCTCAGACAGAGCTTGGTTGTAAGCATCAGAACCCATGAAGTCGGTATGGCCTTCAACACGTACGGCTTCTACGTTAGTATTGCTCAAGCGTTGAGCCAATGCATTCAAGGTTTCAGTAGCTTCCGGACGCAGAGTATCGCGGTCAAAACCAAATAATGTTTGTGCAGACAGAGCTACAGTCTCATCAGCATACTCGGGGGCGACATTAACCGGGGTAGCGTCACCACACTCAATACGGCCTTGACTTGCTTTGTCCAAGTAGGTGTTTTGCCAGCATTCACCGTAGCTGTTGCGTACAATAGTTTGCTCGCGGTCAACGGTGTAACCGTGTTTAGTATGCGCTTCGCTAGCCATTGCAGTGCCTGAAGCAACCAGAGCAACGAACAAGGCGCTTAATTTAAGCTGTTTGGTCATTTTATTCCCTCATCAAAAATTGTTATGCAACGGAAACTTAGGTGCTGCCGCTACAAATCACCAATACAGGCCGCTGTATCAATTACAAACGGCGGCAAATCGGATATATCAGGTTTGCACTATAAAAAGGTCAAAGCAAACTGTCAATAGCGCGCTAACTGAAAACAACCGACAAACGGCCTGCTTCCTACCTATCAATCATGCCGAAAAATCAAACCCGTGTCATTTATTTACAACCAAAACACTACCCCTTTCATAGACAAGTTGCGCAAAAGCAACAACAAAACAATATATTGGTATGAATCTATACTTAGTGCAGTTTAATTTAACTTTTAAAAACAATTCACTTCAAAGTACAGAGAGTATACTCCCGCTTACAGATAGAAATATGTTACATTTATCTTAGTATTTGTCGTACAAATCCTACATATTTCCCGCCGACCACTCTATTTATTTATTGCCATGAAATTACAACAATTACGCTATGTTTTGGAAGTTTATAAACATAATTTGAATGTTTCCGAAGCTGCCGAAGCTCTTTTTACTTCACAGCCAGGTATTTCCAAACAAATACGCTTATTAGAGGACGAACTCGGTATCCAAATATTTATCCGCAGTGGGAAACGGGTAGTTTCGGTTTCCCAACCGGGAAAAGCCGTATTGGAGCTGGCAGAAAAAATATTGCATGATGTACAGAATATTAAAAATATCGGAAATGAATTTACAGATCAAAATACGGGTTCTTTAACAATAGCCACTACACATACGCAAGCACGCTATGTACTGCCGCCGATCGTAGCGAAATTTGTCGAACGCTATCCCAAAGTACAGCTCAGTATCCGCCAAGGTAACCCTCACTCAATATCGCAAATGGTTGCGAGCGGAGAGGCGGACTTTGCCATTGCAACCGAATCCCTTGAGGAACATACCGATTTACGTAAACTTCCTTGCTCAGAATGGACCCACGCAGTGATTGTACCTAAAGAGCATGCCCTACTTGACCTACAACGCCCTTTAACTCTCGAAGACCTTTCGACATATCCTCTAATTACTTATGAATTTGCCTTTAATAACGGTAGCAGCATAGCCCGTGCTTTCCAAAAAGCATATATTGAACCGCCTAAGGTTGCTCTTTCTTCCGCAGACACAGATGTTTTAAAAACTTATGTTAACTTGGGACTCGGTATCGGCTTAATGGCGAAAATAGCATTTGATCCCGAGCATGACCACACTCTACGTATGATTCCCGTAGATCATTTGTTCGAACCATCTTCAACTTACATAGCACTGCGTCCTGATACATATTTGCGCGGTTATACTTACGATTTTATTAATATATTTTCTTCCCCGCTAACTCGCCAAAAAATTGACCAAATTCTCTATGCTCCGATAGAAGAAGACTTCTCCATTTAGTTTCAAACAAGCATCAAAACTGATTAATTAATGATATTAGGATACGAAACCTTACAAATATATCAAACAGGCCGTCT
It encodes:
- a CDS encoding CysB family HTH-type transcriptional regulator, producing MKLQQLRYVLEVYKHNLNVSEAAEALFTSQPGISKQIRLLEDELGIQIFIRSGKRVVSVSQPGKAVLELAEKILHDVQNIKNIGNEFTDQNTGSLTIATTHTQARYVLPPIVAKFVERYPKVQLSIRQGNPHSISQMVASGEADFAIATESLEEHTDLRKLPCSEWTHAVIVPKEHALLDLQRPLTLEDLSTYPLITYEFAFNNGSSIARAFQKAYIEPPKVALSSADTDVLKTYVNLGLGIGLMAKIAFDPEHDHTLRMIPVDHLFEPSSTYIALRPDTYLRGYTYDFINIFSSPLTRQKIDQILYAPIEEDFSI
- a CDS encoding OmpA family protein, whose product is MTKQLKLSALFVALVASGTAMASEAHTKHGYTVDREQTIVRNSYGECWQNTYLDKASQGRIECGDATPVNVAPEYADETVALSAQTLFGFDRDTLRPEATETLNALAQRLSNTNVEAVRVEGHTDFMGSDAYNQALSERRANVVANYLVNRGVASTKVTAVGLGESQARMTATCEAEVAKLGAKVSRAKKRAALIACIEPDRRVDVKIRTLVTRQVAPGQVEGERPATEEGWIPGPASSIHGYTRP